In Streptomyces dangxiongensis, one DNA window encodes the following:
- a CDS encoding MBL fold metallo-hydrolase has product MPGTTEGLSDDTVDLHFVGNATVLLRYGPLTLLTDPNFLHRGQYAYLGYGLLSRRLTEPAVQPWDLPRLDGIVLSHLHGDHWDRRARRHLDHGVPVISTPHAARRLKVLHGFERTAGLRTWQRFTLRQGRARATITALPARHAGHPVLRGLLPPVMGSMIEFGPVGGPTRLRLYVSGDTLPYDGLDEITRRFPAADLAVLHLGGTRLPGGFVVTMDGAQGAELARRLDPRAVLPVHYEDYTVMRSPLSVFLAEAGRLGLGDRIVHCPHGGRARLSAEHGAAPVAT; this is encoded by the coding sequence ATGCCCGGAACCACGGAAGGCCTCTCCGACGACACGGTCGACCTCCACTTCGTCGGCAACGCGACCGTGCTGCTGCGCTACGGCCCGCTGACCCTGCTCACCGACCCGAACTTCCTGCACCGCGGCCAGTACGCCTACCTCGGCTACGGGCTGCTGAGCCGGCGCCTGACCGAGCCCGCCGTGCAGCCGTGGGACCTGCCCCGCCTCGACGGGATCGTGCTGTCGCACCTGCACGGGGACCACTGGGACCGTCGCGCCCGCCGGCACCTGGACCACGGGGTTCCGGTGATCAGCACGCCGCATGCCGCACGCCGGCTGAAAGTGCTGCACGGATTCGAGCGGACGGCGGGACTGCGGACCTGGCAGAGATTCACCCTCCGGCAGGGCCGGGCGCGGGCCACGATCACGGCACTGCCCGCACGGCACGCCGGGCATCCGGTGCTGCGGGGGCTGCTGCCACCGGTGATGGGCAGCATGATCGAGTTCGGACCCGTGGGCGGGCCGACGAGGCTACGGCTGTACGTTTCCGGCGACACGCTGCCCTACGACGGCCTGGACGAGATCACCCGCCGCTTCCCGGCCGCCGACCTGGCCGTCCTGCACCTGGGCGGCACCCGCCTCCCCGGCGGGTTCGTGGTCACCATGGACGGCGCGCAGGGCGCGGAGCTGGCCCGGCGCCTGGACCCCCGGGCCGTCCTGCCCGTGCACTACGAGGACTACACGGTGATGCGCTCACCGCTGTCCGTCTTCCTGGCCGAGGCCGGCCGGCTCGGCCTCGGCGACCGCATCGTCCACTGCCCGCACGGCGGCCGTGCCCGCCTCTCCGCCGAGCACGGAGCGGCCCCCGTCGCCACCTGA
- a CDS encoding alpha/beta fold hydrolase has protein sequence MFEDFEVRTVRTDGASAFVRHGGEGPPVVLLHGHPRTSATWHRVAPMLVRSGFTVVCPDLRGYGRSRGPAPTEDHAGYSKRAVAGDVVEVMRTLGHDRFAVAGHDRGGAVALRLTLDHPDAVSRVALLDCLPISEHLSPLTTEFATQWWHWFFLAQPDIPERVINADPDGWYRGDPRIMGQENHDEWREATRNPEVVRAMLEDYRAGLTVDLRHEEADRAAGNLIRCPALVLWSLRDDLEDLHGDPLRIWRRWAVDVRGHGIDSGHHMAEQAPEALASALGDFFSGRTA, from the coding sequence GTGTTCGAGGATTTCGAGGTCCGCACGGTACGGACGGACGGCGCGTCGGCGTTCGTACGCCACGGCGGCGAGGGTCCGCCGGTGGTGCTGCTGCACGGTCATCCGCGCACGTCCGCGACCTGGCACCGGGTCGCCCCGATGCTGGTCCGCAGCGGTTTCACCGTGGTCTGTCCCGACCTGCGCGGCTACGGCCGCTCGCGTGGCCCGGCGCCCACGGAGGACCACGCCGGGTACTCCAAGCGGGCCGTCGCCGGCGACGTGGTCGAGGTGATGCGCACGCTCGGCCACGACCGGTTCGCGGTCGCCGGGCACGACCGCGGGGGCGCCGTGGCGCTGCGGCTGACACTCGACCACCCCGACGCCGTCTCCCGCGTGGCCCTGCTGGACTGCCTCCCGATCAGCGAGCACCTGTCGCCGCTGACGACCGAGTTCGCCACGCAGTGGTGGCACTGGTTCTTCCTCGCCCAGCCGGACATCCCGGAGCGGGTCATCAACGCCGATCCGGACGGCTGGTACCGCGGCGACCCGCGGATCATGGGGCAGGAGAACCACGACGAGTGGCGGGAGGCCACCAGGAACCCCGAGGTGGTGCGGGCGATGCTGGAGGACTACCGGGCGGGGTTGACCGTCGACCTGCGGCACGAGGAGGCCGACCGTGCCGCCGGAAACCTGATCCGGTGCCCGGCGCTGGTGCTGTGGTCCCTCAGGGACGACCTGGAGGACCTCCACGGGGATCCGTTGCGGATCTGGCGGCGGTGGGCGGTGGACGTGCGCGGCCACGGCATCGACTCGGGGCACCATATGGCCGAACAGGCGCCCGAGGCGCTCGCGTCCGCGCTGGGCGACTTCTTCTCCGGACGGACGGCCTGA
- a CDS encoding DUF2243 domain-containing protein — protein MATTVRESRTETAPPGLQLPGTLLGVGLGGFVDGILLHQLLQWHHMLTSTDHDHIGVRYYDPDTVSGLRMNTVWDGVFHTVCWLAVLSGLAVLYARVTTGRRQVWASRVLWGWILAGWGLFNLVEGILDHQILGIHHVHGGPYQVWWDVGFLVLGALLLAGGWLLRRGGRPVDPAAPHAGRADRPV, from the coding sequence ATGGCGACCACCGTGCGCGAGAGCAGAACCGAGACCGCGCCGCCCGGTCTTCAACTGCCGGGAACACTGCTGGGGGTGGGGCTCGGCGGATTCGTCGACGGCATTCTGCTGCACCAGCTCCTGCAATGGCACCACATGCTCACCAGCACCGATCACGATCACATCGGAGTCAGGTACTACGACCCCGACACCGTCTCCGGGCTGCGGATGAACACGGTGTGGGACGGCGTCTTCCACACCGTGTGCTGGCTCGCCGTCCTCAGCGGTCTCGCGGTCCTGTACGCCCGGGTGACCACCGGCCGGCGCCAGGTGTGGGCCTCACGGGTGCTGTGGGGCTGGATCCTGGCCGGCTGGGGCCTGTTCAACCTGGTCGAGGGCATCCTGGATCACCAGATCCTGGGAATCCACCACGTCCACGGCGGCCCGTACCAGGTCTGGTGGGACGTCGGCTTCCTGGTCCTCGGCGCGCTGCTGCTGGCCGGCGGCTGGCTGCTGCGACGCGGTGGACGGCCCGTCGATCCGGCGGCCCCCCACGCCGGCCGAGCGGACCGCCCCGTCTGA
- a CDS encoding cytochrome c oxidase assembly protein, translating into MDHGTLHAHHGILHPHHHEGGGPLESVLPALALLVCAGGYLLLAHRVRRRNPVRGWSPWRTAAFGTGLVLVAAALLPPVAGLAHRDFRGHMAQHMLIGMYAPLALVLGAPVTLLLRALPAPRARRLTAFLHSGPARLLAHPATGLLLSTGSLVVLYFTPLYGTASAHPAGHWLLHAHFLLSGCLFAYAVAGPDPAPARPGVRTRLVYLGCAIAVHAVVAQLMYGGFWVDVRAPVPQVQGGAMIMYYGGDIAELLLAAALIATWRPERRVMPRPRSGHPVEVVEY; encoded by the coding sequence ATGGACCACGGCACCCTCCACGCGCACCACGGCATCCTCCACCCGCATCACCATGAGGGCGGTGGCCCGCTGGAGTCCGTCCTGCCCGCGCTGGCCCTGCTGGTGTGCGCAGGCGGATATCTGCTGCTGGCGCACCGGGTACGCCGCCGCAACCCGGTGCGGGGCTGGAGTCCCTGGCGTACCGCCGCTTTCGGCACCGGTCTGGTACTGGTGGCGGCGGCGCTGCTGCCGCCCGTCGCCGGCCTCGCCCACCGTGACTTCCGCGGCCACATGGCCCAGCACATGCTCATCGGCATGTACGCGCCGCTCGCCCTGGTGCTCGGCGCGCCGGTCACGCTCCTGCTGCGCGCCCTGCCGGCACCGCGCGCCCGCCGTCTCACCGCGTTCCTGCACAGCGGGCCGGCCCGCCTGCTCGCCCATCCGGCGACCGGTCTGCTGCTGTCCACGGGCAGCCTCGTGGTCCTGTACTTCACCCCGCTCTACGGCACCGCCTCGGCCCACCCGGCCGGACACTGGCTGCTGCACGCCCACTTCCTGCTGTCGGGGTGCCTGTTCGCGTACGCCGTCGCCGGCCCCGACCCGGCACCGGCCCGCCCCGGTGTGCGCACCCGGCTGGTGTACCTGGGGTGCGCCATCGCGGTGCACGCGGTCGTGGCGCAGTTGATGTACGGCGGTTTCTGGGTGGACGTCCGCGCTCCCGTCCCCCAGGTCCAGGGTGGCGCGATGATCATGTACTACGGCGGTGACATCGCCGAACTGCTCCTGGCGGCGGCCCTCATCGCCACCTGGCGCCCCGAGCGCCGCGTGATGCCACGGCCGCGTTCCGGCCACCCCGTCGAAGTAGTGGAATATTAA
- a CDS encoding peptide deformylase, with amino-acid sequence MAAPREHAPLAERVEELLAAGGPLPIVAAGQPVLRRGTEPYDGQLGPALLARFVEALRATMHAAPGVGLAAPQVGVPLRIAVIEDPAPVTEEVAVVRGRVPQPFRVLVNPVYEPAGPARAAFFEGCLSVPGWQAVVARHTEVRLRGEDERGRALDEVFTGWPARIVQHETDHLDGTLYLDRAEPRSLSTDEAVAARWAQPSPSAAAAALGFRLP; translated from the coding sequence ATGGCAGCTCCCCGTGAACACGCGCCCCTCGCCGAGCGGGTCGAAGAACTCCTCGCCGCCGGCGGCCCCCTGCCCATCGTCGCGGCCGGACAGCCGGTGCTGCGCCGCGGCACCGAGCCGTACGACGGCCAGCTCGGTCCCGCCCTGCTGGCCCGGTTCGTCGAGGCCCTGCGCGCCACCATGCACGCGGCGCCCGGTGTGGGACTGGCCGCGCCGCAGGTCGGCGTACCGCTGCGGATCGCGGTGATCGAGGATCCGGCGCCGGTGACCGAGGAGGTCGCCGTGGTCCGGGGCCGGGTGCCGCAGCCGTTCCGGGTCCTGGTCAACCCGGTGTACGAGCCGGCCGGCCCCGCGCGGGCCGCCTTCTTCGAGGGCTGCCTGAGCGTGCCGGGCTGGCAGGCGGTGGTCGCCCGGCACACCGAGGTCCGGCTGCGCGGCGAGGACGAGCGGGGCCGCGCCTTGGACGAGGTGTTCACCGGCTGGCCCGCCCGGATCGTCCAGCACGAGACGGACCATCTCGACGGCACGCTGTACCTGGACCGCGCCGAACCACGGTCCCTGTCGACCGATGAGGCGGTGGCGGCCCGGTGGGCACAGCCGTCGCCCTCGGCCGCCGCCGCGGCCCTCGGCTTCCGGCTGCCGTAG
- a CDS encoding thioredoxin family protein: protein MSSTVELTKENFDQTMSENAFVLIDFWAPWCPPCRQFAPVYEKAAAENPDLVFGKVDTEAQPELAAAFDIQSIPTLMIVRDQVAVFSQPGALPAPVLTDLIGQARGLDMDEVRKSIAAQQGETQK from the coding sequence ATGAGCAGCACCGTGGAGCTCACCAAGGAGAACTTCGACCAGACGATGAGCGAGAACGCGTTCGTTCTCATCGACTTCTGGGCGCCCTGGTGCCCCCCGTGCCGGCAGTTCGCGCCCGTCTACGAGAAGGCGGCGGCGGAGAATCCCGATCTGGTGTTCGGCAAGGTGGACACCGAGGCGCAGCCCGAGCTGGCCGCGGCCTTCGACATCCAGTCGATCCCGACGCTGATGATCGTCCGCGACCAGGTGGCGGTCTTCTCCCAGCCGGGCGCCCTGCCCGCACCGGTCCTCACGGACCTCATCGGGCAGGCCCGCGGCCTCGACATGGACGAGGTCCGCAAGAGCATCGCCGCCCAGCAGGGCGAGACGCAGAAGTAG
- a CDS encoding LacI family DNA-binding transcriptional regulator, with protein MVQIPNTPTSADVARLAGVSRATVSYVLNNTGAVRISEPTRLRVREAARELGYVPHAAARSLRAGHSRMVLMPAPAIPAGPLYSAFLNELQWALGRLDYTVVQYGSVGLQGDEAARAWAELRPVAVLVPGTGLGPQGVAVLKRSGARAVVTLGPTRVDGAHALLMDHDAVGHCAATHLYARGRRRIGVVVPEESGLQAYSRPRLAGARQALRGTAATVTELPLAHTEEAAAELAARWTGSGLDAVFAYNDEYAMLLMRALQDEGIRIPEDVAVIGADDLMLGRLLRPRLSTVHIELPSGRDLAELVDRAVRDPGGEPDVHTVLGASVVRRESS; from the coding sequence ATGGTGCAGATACCGAACACGCCCACGAGTGCCGATGTGGCCCGCCTGGCAGGCGTCTCCCGCGCGACCGTCTCCTACGTCCTCAACAACACCGGCGCGGTACGCATCAGCGAGCCGACGCGCCTCCGCGTGCGCGAGGCCGCCCGCGAACTGGGATACGTACCGCACGCCGCCGCCCGCAGCCTGCGCGCCGGCCACAGCCGCATGGTCCTCATGCCCGCCCCGGCCATCCCGGCCGGGCCCCTCTACAGCGCGTTCCTCAACGAACTCCAGTGGGCGCTCGGCCGCCTGGACTACACCGTCGTGCAGTACGGCAGCGTCGGCCTCCAGGGCGACGAAGCAGCCCGCGCCTGGGCGGAGCTGCGGCCGGTCGCCGTCCTGGTGCCCGGTACCGGCCTCGGCCCGCAGGGCGTCGCCGTCCTCAAACGGTCCGGAGCCCGTGCCGTCGTCACCCTCGGCCCCACGCGCGTCGACGGCGCGCACGCCCTGCTCATGGACCACGACGCCGTCGGCCACTGCGCCGCGACCCACCTCTACGCCCGCGGCCGGCGCCGGATCGGCGTGGTCGTACCCGAGGAGTCCGGGCTTCAGGCGTACTCGCGGCCCCGGCTCGCGGGGGCCCGCCAGGCACTGCGCGGCACGGCCGCCACCGTGACCGAGCTGCCGCTCGCCCACACCGAGGAGGCCGCCGCCGAACTCGCCGCACGCTGGACCGGGTCGGGCCTGGACGCGGTGTTCGCCTACAACGACGAGTACGCGATGCTCCTGATGCGCGCGTTGCAGGACGAGGGCATCCGCATCCCGGAGGACGTGGCCGTGATCGGCGCCGACGACCTGATGCTGGGCCGGCTGCTGCGACCGCGCCTCAGCACGGTCCACATCGAGCTGCCCTCGGGCCGCGACCTCGCCGAGCTGGTCGACCGCGCCGTGCGCGATCCCGGCGGCGAGCCCGACGTGCACACCGTGCTGGGGGCCTCGGTGGTGCGGCGCGAGTCGAGCTGA
- a CDS encoding TetR/AcrR family transcriptional regulator, protein MLYAVFMSRALPPFPNPQEPLGEPRLLEVGTAPDEPCLRADAARNRARLLEAAARLIAEHGVAGVTMEAVATAAQVGKGTVFRRFGDRTGLLMALLDHSARRLQADFVGGPPPLGPGAPPLERLRAFGVAVLYRSAEQLDLHLAAQAEPARRFAHPAVEALRVHVTMLLRQIVPDGDCDLLAQTLMASLDPALIHHLTRQCGMPMERLEAGWTDLVARVTRTGP, encoded by the coding sequence ATGCTTTACGCTGTCTTCATGTCCCGCGCGCTGCCGCCCTTCCCGAACCCCCAGGAGCCCCTCGGCGAACCCAGGCTGCTGGAGGTCGGCACGGCTCCCGACGAGCCGTGCCTGCGCGCCGACGCCGCCCGCAACCGGGCCCGGCTGCTGGAGGCCGCCGCCCGGCTGATCGCCGAGCACGGCGTCGCCGGGGTCACGATGGAGGCCGTCGCCACCGCGGCCCAGGTCGGCAAGGGCACCGTCTTCCGGCGCTTCGGCGACCGCACCGGACTGCTCATGGCCCTGCTCGACCACTCCGCCAGGCGGCTGCAGGCCGACTTCGTGGGCGGCCCGCCGCCGCTCGGACCCGGCGCCCCGCCCCTGGAGCGGCTGCGGGCGTTCGGCGTGGCGGTGCTGTACCGCTCGGCCGAGCAGTTGGACCTGCACCTGGCCGCCCAGGCCGAGCCGGCCCGCCGGTTCGCCCACCCCGCGGTCGAGGCACTGCGCGTCCACGTCACGATGCTGCTCCGGCAGATCGTGCCGGACGGCGACTGCGACCTGCTCGCCCAGACGCTGATGGCCTCACTGGACCCGGCGCTGATCCACCACCTGACCCGGCAGTGCGGCATGCCGATGGAACGCCTGGAGGCAGGCTGGACCGACCTGGTCGCCCGGGTGACCCGCACCGGGCCGTAA
- a CDS encoding NAD(P)H-dependent oxidoreductase yields the protein MSVRILALVGSLRAGSHNRQLAEAAAKLAPEGAEVELYEGLADVPFYNEDIDVEGDVPAAAAKLREAAQAADAFLFFSPEYNGTIPAVLKNAIDWLSRPYGAGAFGGKPVAVIGTAFGQYGGVWAQDDTRKAVGIAGGKVIEDIKLSIPGSVTRFAATHPADDAEVAAQLTEVVARLHSNVGEAAAA from the coding sequence ATGTCCGTTCGCATCCTCGCACTCGTCGGCAGCCTGCGCGCCGGTTCGCACAACCGCCAGCTCGCCGAGGCGGCCGCCAAGCTCGCGCCCGAGGGCGCGGAGGTCGAGCTGTACGAGGGCCTGGCCGACGTCCCCTTCTACAACGAGGACATCGACGTCGAGGGCGACGTCCCGGCCGCCGCCGCGAAGCTCCGCGAGGCCGCTCAGGCCGCCGACGCCTTCCTGTTCTTCTCCCCCGAGTACAACGGCACCATTCCGGCCGTCCTGAAGAACGCCATCGACTGGCTGTCCCGCCCCTACGGCGCCGGCGCCTTCGGCGGCAAGCCCGTCGCCGTGATCGGCACCGCCTTCGGCCAGTACGGCGGTGTGTGGGCGCAGGACGACACCCGCAAGGCCGTGGGCATCGCCGGCGGCAAGGTGATCGAGGACATCAAGCTCTCCATCCCGGGCTCCGTGACCCGCTTCGCCGCGACCCACCCGGCCGACGACGCCGAGGTCGCCGCCCAGTTGACCGAGGTCGTGGCCCGTCTGCACAGCAACGTGGGCGAGGCCGCCGCGGCCTGA
- a CDS encoding alpha/beta hydrolase: MPLVPPPFDPELAAVLERYGDVLSPGFTLDDLDGARQSAAVELVDPTLDGAFETEDRTVPGPAGAPDISLLVCRPASSPATAALPVVYHVHGGGLVAGSNRAGVTEALAWADELGAVVVSVEYRLAPEHPHPAPVEDVYAGLLWIARHAKEIGGDPDRIVVAGASAGGGLTAALALLTRDRQGPRPLGQLLMGPMLDDRNDSGSGRQMAGLGVWDRSANDTAWTALLGDRRGGPDVSPYAAPARAADLSGLPPAFLDVGSAETFRDEVVAYASRIWQAGGVAELHVWPGGCHGFDALAPEAALSRAARAARIGWLRRLLAA, from the coding sequence ATGCCCCTGGTTCCGCCGCCGTTCGACCCGGAACTCGCCGCCGTGCTGGAGCGGTACGGGGACGTGCTGTCGCCCGGTTTCACCCTGGACGACCTCGACGGCGCCCGGCAGAGCGCGGCCGTCGAGCTGGTCGACCCCACCCTGGACGGCGCCTTCGAGACGGAGGACCGTACGGTGCCCGGCCCCGCGGGCGCCCCCGACATCTCCCTCCTCGTGTGCCGTCCCGCGTCCTCCCCCGCCACGGCGGCCCTGCCGGTGGTCTACCACGTGCACGGCGGCGGCCTGGTGGCCGGCTCCAACCGGGCCGGTGTGACCGAAGCCCTGGCGTGGGCGGACGAACTCGGCGCGGTGGTCGTGTCGGTGGAGTACCGGCTCGCGCCCGAACACCCGCACCCCGCGCCGGTCGAGGACGTGTACGCCGGGCTGCTGTGGATCGCGCGGCACGCGAAGGAGATCGGCGGTGACCCGGACCGGATCGTCGTGGCGGGCGCCAGCGCGGGCGGCGGCCTGACCGCGGCGCTCGCCCTGCTCACCCGGGACCGGCAGGGTCCGCGCCCGCTCGGCCAGCTACTGATGGGCCCGATGCTGGACGACCGCAACGACAGCGGGTCCGGCCGTCAGATGGCCGGCCTGGGCGTCTGGGACCGTAGCGCCAACGACACCGCCTGGACGGCGCTGCTGGGCGACCGGCGCGGTGGCCCGGACGTCTCCCCGTACGCCGCCCCGGCCCGCGCCGCCGACCTCTCCGGGCTCCCGCCGGCCTTTCTCGACGTGGGCTCGGCGGAGACCTTCCGGGACGAGGTGGTCGCCTACGCGTCCCGGATCTGGCAGGCCGGCGGCGTGGCCGAACTCCACGTCTGGCCGGGCGGCTGCCACGGCTTCGACGCCCTGGCCCCCGAGGCCGCCCTGTCCCGGGCGGCCCGCGCGGCCCGGATCGGATGGCTGCGGCGCCTGCTGGCGGCCTGA
- a CDS encoding SPFH domain-containing protein — translation MPMMIGVVAGAVVGAVLVLIGLFKMMWRVAEPNEALVISGSTHRTEGLEEGMGFRIVTGRGTMVVPGVQAVRKLSLDLNETELHVDCVTHQGIPLKVRGVVIFKVGDDFVSIANAARRFLDQQKLMAERVHNVFAGHLRSIVGGLTVEDMIRDREKLTGQTRAACGTEMEKLGLIVDSLQIHEIEDPTGYIQNLAMPHAAAVQRDARIAQAEANRLATEAEQQSMARMAEATRDSEILQAGYQAERDKAAAKAQQAGPLAAAAARQEVVVQETRVAELEANRREQQLQADVRKPADATAYEKRTLAEADRDARISAAQAKAKETELAAAAEAESTKTRGAASAATTRATGEAEAAAAQAKGLADAEAIRAQGLAEAEAIKARAAALAENQEAVVAQQLAEKWPEIVQAGASAFGNVDNMVLLNGADGMGELFAKALTMGGTGLGLARKLLASTGDNGQPVNGVSPSHNGVAPPASQKVPVEQEG, via the coding sequence ATGCCGATGATGATCGGCGTCGTTGCGGGGGCGGTCGTGGGTGCCGTCCTCGTCCTGATCGGTCTGTTCAAGATGATGTGGCGGGTCGCCGAACCCAACGAGGCACTCGTCATCTCCGGGTCGACGCACCGCACCGAGGGGCTCGAGGAGGGCATGGGCTTCCGCATCGTCACCGGGCGCGGCACGATGGTGGTGCCCGGGGTGCAGGCCGTGCGCAAGCTCTCGCTGGACCTGAACGAGACCGAGCTGCACGTGGACTGCGTGACCCACCAGGGCATCCCGCTGAAGGTGCGGGGTGTGGTCATCTTCAAGGTGGGCGACGACTTCGTGTCGATCGCGAACGCGGCCCGCCGCTTCCTGGACCAGCAGAAGCTGATGGCGGAGCGGGTGCACAACGTCTTCGCCGGCCATCTGCGTTCCATCGTGGGCGGGTTGACGGTCGAGGACATGATCCGCGACCGGGAGAAGCTGACCGGGCAGACCCGGGCGGCCTGCGGTACGGAGATGGAGAAGCTGGGTCTGATCGTGGACTCGTTGCAGATCCACGAGATCGAGGATCCGACCGGTTACATCCAGAACCTGGCGATGCCGCACGCGGCGGCCGTGCAGCGGGACGCGCGCATCGCGCAGGCCGAGGCGAACCGGCTCGCCACCGAGGCCGAGCAGCAGTCGATGGCGCGGATGGCGGAGGCGACCCGCGACAGCGAGATCCTCCAGGCCGGCTACCAGGCCGAACGGGACAAGGCCGCGGCGAAGGCCCAGCAGGCGGGCCCGCTCGCCGCGGCGGCGGCCCGGCAGGAGGTCGTCGTCCAGGAGACGCGGGTCGCTGAACTGGAGGCGAACCGGCGGGAACAGCAGCTCCAGGCGGACGTCCGCAAGCCGGCGGACGCCACGGCGTACGAGAAGCGGACCCTGGCCGAGGCCGACCGCGACGCGCGCATCTCGGCGGCGCAGGCCAAGGCGAAGGAGACCGAGCTGGCGGCGGCGGCCGAGGCCGAGTCCACCAAGACCCGAGGTGCGGCGAGCGCCGCCACCACCCGGGCCACCGGTGAGGCGGAGGCCGCCGCCGCGCAGGCGAAGGGTCTGGCGGACGCTGAGGCGATCCGGGCCCAGGGGCTGGCGGAGGCGGAGGCCATCAAGGCTCGGGCGGCGGCACTCGCGGAGAACCAGGAGGCGGTCGTCGCGCAGCAACTCGCCGAGAAGTGGCCGGAGATCGTCCAGGCGGGCGCCTCCGCGTTCGGCAACGTCGACAACATGGTGCTGCTCAACGGCGCCGACGGCATGGGCGAGTTGTTCGCCAAGGCCCTCACCATGGGCGGCACGGGCCTGGGCCTCGCCCGTAAGCTGCTCGCCTCGACGGGAGACAACGGGCAGCCGGTGAACGGGGTTTCACCCTCGCACAACGGGGTGGCGCCGCCGGCCTCGCAGAAGGTGCCCGTGGAGCAGGAGGGCTGA
- a CDS encoding helix-turn-helix transcriptional regulator, whose product MSTRESPRRREALDVLRAAPSPLGVAETAERMGLHPNTVRFHLDGLVADGLVERRTEAPVGPGRPRTVYTARPGMDRGGPRDYRLLARMLLSRWAAADPAEARAEAMETGRAWGRSLVDPLPPHEPPTAERSVARLVALLDGLGFAPRVEGGGEPGRPARRIRLRHCPFLELAEERSDLVCPLHLGLMQGALTRLGAPLTATALEPFAEPESCLAHLTPTAPV is encoded by the coding sequence GTGAGCACGCGGGAAAGCCCACGGCGCCGGGAGGCACTGGACGTGCTGCGCGCCGCCCCCTCGCCGCTCGGCGTCGCGGAGACGGCCGAGCGGATGGGCCTGCATCCCAACACCGTCCGCTTCCATCTTGACGGTCTGGTGGCCGACGGCCTCGTCGAACGCCGTACGGAGGCACCGGTGGGGCCGGGCCGGCCCCGCACCGTCTACACCGCACGCCCCGGCATGGACCGCGGCGGCCCCCGCGACTACCGGCTCCTCGCCCGCATGCTGCTCAGCCGGTGGGCCGCCGCCGACCCGGCCGAGGCGCGGGCGGAGGCCATGGAGACGGGCCGCGCCTGGGGCCGCTCCCTGGTGGACCCGCTGCCGCCGCACGAGCCGCCGACGGCCGAGCGTTCGGTGGCCCGGTTGGTCGCCCTGCTGGACGGCCTGGGGTTCGCGCCCCGGGTGGAAGGGGGCGGCGAACCCGGCCGGCCGGCCCGGCGGATCCGCCTGCGGCACTGCCCCTTCCTCGAACTCGCCGAAGAGCGGAGCGACTTGGTGTGTCCGCTGCATCTGGGCCTGATGCAGGGCGCGTTGACGAGGCTGGGCGCACCGCTGACGGCCACCGCGCTGGAGCCGTTCGCCGAACCTGAGTCCTGCCTGGCCCATCTGACCCCGACAGCCCCGGTCTGA
- a CDS encoding cupin domain-containing protein produces the protein MTSPSARDTAPAGRTAADPHVLCDTRALAEAPPVPAGALWKLAESGRQLDANVVRLAPGGRITLHTEAQLDVLLLVVAGDGVLGKGPAAEEEPLGEGALVWLPHGAPRAVAAGADGLTYLTVHRRRPGMSIGGAPAAGTDAAPR, from the coding sequence ATGACGTCGCCGTCCGCGAGGGACACCGCACCGGCCGGCCGCACGGCGGCGGACCCGCATGTCCTGTGCGACACCCGTGCGCTGGCCGAGGCACCGCCGGTGCCGGCCGGCGCGTTGTGGAAGCTGGCCGAGAGCGGACGCCAGCTCGACGCCAACGTGGTCCGGCTCGCTCCGGGCGGGCGGATCACCCTTCACACCGAGGCGCAGCTCGACGTACTGCTCCTGGTCGTCGCCGGCGACGGCGTGCTCGGCAAGGGCCCCGCGGCCGAGGAGGAGCCGCTCGGCGAGGGCGCCCTCGTCTGGCTGCCGCACGGCGCGCCGCGCGCCGTCGCCGCGGGTGCGGACGGCCTGACGTATCTGACCGTGCACCGCCGGCGCCCCGGCATGTCGATCGGCGGCGCACCTGCTGCGGGCACGGACGCCGCACCGCGGTGA
- a CDS encoding type II toxin-antitoxin system PemK/MazF family toxin — protein sequence MSTSTEENVPGRQGPHATTEADPCEVGRVRTEYSPAPDGDPDPGEIVWTWVPYEENDGRGKDRPVLVVAREAAGTVLAVRLSSKRHDGDREWVPIGGGPWDRSGRDSWVAVDRVLRLHEEGMRREACALDRTRFDLVRRRLHERYGWT from the coding sequence GTGAGTACGTCCACCGAAGAGAACGTCCCCGGCCGGCAAGGCCCCCATGCCACCACCGAGGCGGACCCGTGCGAGGTCGGCCGGGTGCGCACCGAGTACTCCCCGGCCCCCGACGGCGACCCGGACCCCGGTGAGATCGTGTGGACCTGGGTGCCGTACGAGGAGAACGACGGCCGGGGCAAGGACCGCCCGGTACTGGTCGTGGCACGGGAGGCGGCGGGCACCGTCCTCGCCGTACGGCTGTCCAGCAAGCGGCACGACGGTGACCGGGAGTGGGTGCCGATCGGCGGCGGACCGTGGGACCGGTCGGGCCGGGACTCGTGGGTGGCCGTGGACCGAGTGCTGCGGCTGCACGAGGAGGGCATGCGCCGGGAGGCGTGCGCCCTGGACCGGACGCGGTTCGACCTCGTCCGGCGACGGCTGCACGAGCGCTACGGCTGGACCTGA